CCACGGCCGGGGTCGCGGCGGGCCACACCCAGGCCAACCTGATCTCGGTGCCCGCCGACTGGGCCTACGACATGCTGCTGTTCTGCCAGCGCAACCCCAAGCCGTGCCCGGTCCTCGACGTCACGGACGCGGGATCCTGGACCACCGTGCTCGCCGACGGCGCGGACCTGCGCACCGACCTGCCGCGCTACCGGGTGTGGCGGGACGGCGAACTGGTGGACGAGCCGACGGACGCGCGCGCGTACTGGCGGGACGACCTGGTGTCGTTCCTGATCGGGTGCAGTTTCACGTTCGAGTGGGCGCTGGGCGAGGCGGGCGTTCCGATCCGCCACGTCGAGCAGGGCCGCAACGTCCCGATGTACGTGACCGGCCGGCAGTGCCGTCCGGCGGGGCGGCTGCACGGGCCGCTGGTGGTGTCCATGCGGCCGGTGCCGCCGGAGCACCTGGCGGCGGCGATCCGGGAGAGCAGTCTGCTGCCGGCGGTGCACGGCAGCCCCGTGCACTGCGGCGATCCCTCGGGGCTCGGCATCGACGACCTCGGCCGCCCCGACTTCGGCGACGCGGTGGACGCCGAGCCGGACGACATCCCGGTGTTCTGGGCCTGCGGAGTGACCCCGCAGGCGGCTGTGATGGCCTCGCGCCCGCCGTTCGCCCTCACGCACGCCCCGGGGCAGATGTTCCTCACCGACGCCCGCGACGAGCAGTACCGCGTGGCCTGAGCAGGAGACAATGGGAACCATGGCCTGCATCGATCTGAACGCCGACCTCGGCGAGGGCTTCGGCCGCTGGCGGCTCACCGACGACGAACGGCTGCTGTCGGTCGTCACCAGCGCCAACGTGGCGTGCGGTTTCCACGCCGGGGACGCGATCACCATGCGCCGGGTGTGCGAGCTGGCGGCCGAGCGCGGCGTCCGGATCGGTGCCCAGGTGTCCTACCGGGACCTGGCCGGGTTCGGGCGGCGCGCGATGGACGTGCCGCCCGCCGAGCTGGCGGCCGAGGTGGCCTACCAGATCGGCGCCCTGGAGGTCTTCGCACGGGCGGCGGGTGCCCGCGTGGCCTACGTGAAACCGCACGGCGCGCTCTACAACCGGGTCGTGCGCGACGAGGAGCAGGCCGCCGCGGTCGTCGACGGCGTGCTCCTCGCGGACGCATCCCTTCCGGTGCTGGGCCTGCCCGGCTCGCGCCTGCTGGAGCTGGCCGGGAAGGCCGGGCTGCCGGTCGTCACGGAGGCCTTCGCGGACCGGGCGTACACCGAGGCGGGCACGCTCGTGCCGCGCACCCTGGAGGGCGCCGTGGTCACCGACCCCGACACCGTCGTGGAGCGGTCGCTGAGCCTGGCCCGCTCCGGCGAGGTCGTCTCGCACTCGGGGACCCGGATCGAGGTACGCGCGCGTTCCCTGTGCCTGCACGGCGACACGCCCGGCGCGGTGGAGCTGGCGCGCCGGGTGCGGGAGCGGCTGGAGGCGTCGGGCGTCCGGGTGGAGGCTTTCGCATGAAGGTGCTGCCGGTCGGCGACGACGCGCTGCTCGTCGAGGTCTCCTCGGGCGACGAGGCCCAGGCCCTCCACGCCGAGCTGCTGCGACGCCGCGCGGAGGGCTCGCTGTCGGCCCGCGAGATCGTGCCCGCGGCCCGCACGGTCCTCCTCGACGGCCTCGACTCCCCCGCCCGGCTGACCGCCGAACTGACCGCCGCGGAGCTGCCGCCCGCTCCCCCACGCGCGCGTGAGGCGGTCGAGATCCCCGTGCGCTACGACGGCCCGGACCTGGCCGATGTCGCCGCACACTGGGGCGTGCCCGAGCGGGAGGTCGCCCGCATTCACGCGGAGACGGAGTTCCGGGTCGCCTTCTGCGGCTTCGCCCCCGGCTTCGGCTACCTCACCGGCCTGCCGCCGCGCTACGACGTCCCGCGCCGGGCCACCCCGCGCACGGCCGTCCCGGCCGGTTCGGTGGCGCTGGCGGGCCCGTACACGGGCGTGTACCCGCGCTCGTCGCCGGGCGGCTGGCAGCTGATCGGCACGACGGACGCCGTCCTGTGGGACCACGCGCGCGTGCCGGCCGCGCTGCTGTCGCCGGGCACGCGTGTGCGGTTCGTCCCCGTCGAGCCGGTGGGGCACCCGTGACCGACCGCGCGCTCGCCGTCGTACGGGCCGGGGCCCTGACCACCGTGCAGGACCTGGGGCGCCCCGGGCACGCCCATCTCGGTGTGCCCCGTTCCGGGGCGCTGGACCGGCCCGCGGCGGACCTCGTCAATCGGCTGGCCGGCAATC
This region of Streptomyces caelestis genomic DNA includes:
- a CDS encoding putative hydro-lyase, which produces MSTETEDRPVLLVEEHARAWSPETARARFREGLTGPTAGVAAGHTQANLISVPADWAYDMLLFCQRNPKPCPVLDVTDAGSWTTVLADGADLRTDLPRYRVWRDGELVDEPTDARAYWRDDLVSFLIGCSFTFEWALGEAGVPIRHVEQGRNVPMYVTGRQCRPAGRLHGPLVVSMRPVPPEHLAAAIRESSLLPAVHGSPVHCGDPSGLGIDDLGRPDFGDAVDAEPDDIPVFWACGVTPQAAVMASRPPFALTHAPGQMFLTDARDEQYRVA
- a CDS encoding LamB/YcsF family protein, whose amino-acid sequence is MACIDLNADLGEGFGRWRLTDDERLLSVVTSANVACGFHAGDAITMRRVCELAAERGVRIGAQVSYRDLAGFGRRAMDVPPAELAAEVAYQIGALEVFARAAGARVAYVKPHGALYNRVVRDEEQAAAVVDGVLLADASLPVLGLPGSRLLELAGKAGLPVVTEAFADRAYTEAGTLVPRTLEGAVVTDPDTVVERSLSLARSGEVVSHSGTRIEVRARSLCLHGDTPGAVELARRVRERLEASGVRVEAFA
- the pxpB gene encoding 5-oxoprolinase subunit PxpB, whose product is MKVLPVGDDALLVEVSSGDEAQALHAELLRRRAEGSLSAREIVPAARTVLLDGLDSPARLTAELTAAELPPAPPRAREAVEIPVRYDGPDLADVAAHWGVPEREVARIHAETEFRVAFCGFAPGFGYLTGLPPRYDVPRRATPRTAVPAGSVALAGPYTGVYPRSSPGGWQLIGTTDAVLWDHARVPAALLSPGTRVRFVPVEPVGHP